DNA sequence from the Streptomyces sp. CA-210063 genome:
GTGGCGCGAGCACGGTCACGGGGTGCGCTCCTCGAAGCGGGGTGGGTGGTACGGCGGGCGGGGGCCGGGGGCGCGTCGGCGGGCGCCCCCGGAGCCCGGCCGGTCAGGGGTGCTGTGGGCTGTCGTCGCCGAAGACCAGCAGGCCCTTGCGGCGCATGTGGATCACGAGGGCGGCGCCCGCGCTGACGAGGGCGAGGGCGGTCAGGCCGATGGCGCCGGCCTGGGCGCCGGTGGACGCCATGGAGCCGCCACCGCCACCGCTGCCGCCCGTGCTGCCGCTGCCGCCGGTGTCACCGCCGCCGGTGCCGCCGCCCGAGTCCGTGCCGCCGCTGTCGGTGCCGCCGCTGTCGGTGCCCTCGGTGGCGGACGGGTCGGGGGCGGGGCTCTGGTCCCCGTCGTCACCGGTCGTGAACGCGAACGCGACGCTCTTGCCGTCGGTCCTGTCCTCGGCGAGCGTCAGGGTGTGGTCGCCGTCCTCGATGTCCTCGGGGACGGTGAACCCGTACTTCTCGACGGTGCCTTCGGCGTTCGCGGTGGCGTCCTTGAAGGTGGCCTCGTTGTCGGCGAGCGTGACCTTCACCTTGGCGTCCTTGGTGTAGCCGCGGGCGGTGATCTTCACCTTCTGGCCGGGGGCGAGGTCGGGGTTGTCCTCCAGGGCGGTGCCGTTCTCGTCGGTCACTTCGAGGTCGGCCTCGGGGTCGGGGACCTCGTCGCTGCTCGTGAAGGTGAAGGAGGCCACCTTGGTGGCGTCGCCGTCCTCCTTGAGCGAGAGGGTCTGTTCACCGTTGGGCAGCTTGTCGGGCACGGTGAACACGTAACCGTCCACGGCACCGCTCGCGTTGACGGTCGCGTCGGTGAACTTCTCGGTGCTGTTGGTGAGCGAGACGGCCGCCTTGGCGGCCGGGGTGAGTCCCTGGACCGTGATGTTCACCTTCTGGCCGATCAGGAGGGTCGGCTTGGTCCCGAGGGTCTTGCCGTCCGTGTCCTTGACGGTGACGACGTACTGGACGCTCACCGGCTTGCCGGCCTGCGCGGCGCTGTGGGCGTCGGGGTCGGTGGGGGTGAAGTCGGCGGTGTAGTGGGTGACGCCGCCGACCGCGGGCGCCTTGAGGGAGAGTTCCGCCTTGCCGCCGGTCACCGGGGCCGTGCCGAGCGAGGTGCCGCCCTGCTTGAACTCCACCGTGCCGGCCGCCCCCGCGGGGGTCACCGCCGCGCTGAGCTTGAAGTCCTCGTTGACGGCCGGGCGCTCGGGGGCCGTGGTGAGGGCGAGGGTCGCGGGCACCTGGTCGATCTGGGTCCAGTCCTCGCCGGTCACGCGGACCTTCCTGATGAAGACCGCTTTGCTGCCCGTGAAGGAGCAGTGCAGCACCAGCGTGTAGTCGCCGTCCAGGGAGCCCGTGGGGATCCACGCGCGCAGCGCCGTCTGCAGCGAGGTCGCCTTGACGAGGGGCGGGTTGGCCGTCGAGATGAGCGGCAGGTCGATGGGCCCGGTGGTGAGGTCGCGGGTCTCCTTGACGCCCTTGGCGAGCGGCTTGCTGTAGGCGTTGAGGTCGGTGCCCGGGTTGCCCGGCTGGAGGACCTTCACCGCGGTCAGGTTGGCGTTGGTCGAGGTGCCGGCCGGGCACGGGGCGTCCGTGGTGGCCGAGGCCGCGATGACGTCGGCCGCGATCTTCCCGGTGGCCGGCCGCAGGCTGAAGGAGCCGAGCCGCTGGTAGTCGATCGCCTGCGCCTGGCCGGAGAACGCCAGGACGGTGGCCAGCGCCGCGAACAGCACCGCGCAGCTGGTCAACAGCGCCACGGGTGATCTGAGGTGTGCCGGTCGACGGTTCATGTCGTGTTCCCCCCGCGGGGTTTCGGTCGGGATGGGATACGCCGCCGGGCCGGGCACCCGTGGGGTGCCCGGCCGTTGTGCGACGGGTGGCGGGCGCTGGTCAGCGCTCGCCCTTGAGGGCCGGGTCGGTGGTGTCGCCGCAGTGGTCGATGCGGCCGAAGCCGTACTTCTCGATCACGCTCTGGCCGGCGGAGACCGCGGTGCAGACCTTGGAGTCGGTGCCGGTGAACACGGCGTCGATGACCGGGTCGGTCAGCTTGGCGGTCGGGACGACGTTGTAGACATCGCGGTTGTAGACGAAGCCGGTGTTGAGCGTGCCCTCCGCGGTGAAGGGCTCGCTGCCGTCGATCCTGCCGAGGGCGGTGGCGCCGTGGCGGTCCTCGACGACATTGGTGACCTGGGAGATGTACTGGGCGATGGAGTAGGGCGCGATGTCGCCCGCGGTGTCCAGGGCCAGGCCGTTGTGCTCCTGCATGGTGGCGACGCAGGAGCCGACCTGGGCCTCCGTCACGCCGATCCTGCCGAGGAAGAAGGTCCGGGTGCCGGAGTTGAGCTGGGGCAGCAGCGGGGTGAGGGTCACGCCGTTGAGCACCCGGGCGCCGGCGTCGCAGCGGAAGATCGCCGCGAGCTGGGCCGTGGTCAGGTCCAGGTCGTTGTTGAGGGCGCTGTCGTCGCGGACGGCGACGGAGACCGCGTCCTTGGCGAACGGGATGAAGGTCAGGTCCTGGCTGGTGCTGGTGTCCGCCGGACCGCGCGAGGAGCGGGCGAAGTCCAGGCAGCCCGAGTTGGTGTCGACGGCGGTGTTCAGCGCGGTGACACCCGCCGACGAGCCGTTGGGGCGCGCGATCTCGCAGTTGACCTCACGCGTCTTGACGGTGCCGGTCGGCGTCGCGTTGTACGAGGCGATCGTCCGGCCGCCGTCCACGGCGTCACCGATGCCGTTCAGGACGTCCTGGGTGGTGTCCGAACCGGCTCCGGCGAGCACCCGGTAGTCACCGGCCGGCGGGTCCGCGAGGGCCGGGGCGGCGAAGACGCCGACGCCGAGAACAGCGGCACCGAGGACGGCGCCGAGACGTGCACGGGAAATGACGTTCACTGTATTTCTCCTCCGTGGTAACGGATACCGGCAAAAACAATTCCGCACACCGACACACATCGACCACCAACCCCGTCCACCCATTTAGTTAAGAGCAGATTTCCTAGGCGGTACCTACGGAATTCAGTGACGGCTACGCCTTTTCCCCGGGGTACCGGCCGAAGAGATCCGGAGCCCCGGGGAAAAGGCCGTACACCGGCCTTTCAGGTCATTCGGGGGGACCGCCCGGCGTCGCCCCGCGCGCGGACAGCCGCAGCATCACCGGTCCGGCGAGCCCGGCCACACCGCCCGCGATCAGGACGCCCAGCAGGACCCAGCGGACGAGCCCGAGCACGTCCGAGGGGGTGAGCCCGCCCGACGAGGCGATGTTCTGCTTGGTCAGGTCCGACGGGGCGGCGGAGGGCCGGCTGGTGTCCGAGGCGTCCGGGTCGGCCGCCGGATCGGTCGAACCGCCGGCCGCGGCGCCGGACGTGTCCCCGCCCGTCCCGCCGGCCGTCGCCCCGGCGTCGCCGCCGCCCGACGTGCCGCCGCTGCCCGGCGTGTCCTGCGGGGAGGTCGGGCCGGTGGACTCCGGCGCGCCCTTCTCCAGCTGGTCGGCGGCCCGCACCGCCTGCTCGCGCATCGCCGTGGGCAGGGGGGCGTACCCGTGGGGCAGCTGCCCCTTGTCGGTGCCCTGGGTCTGGCCCGCGCCGGCCGCGTAGCGGATCGCCCGCGCGTAGTCCTTGCGGGCGTCGTCGGCCAGCTCCACCGAGGCGGCCGCGTACACCACCGTGGTCAGCGGGTAGGCGCCGTCCTTCGCCCTTCCGGGGTCCGGCGCCTTCACGCCGGCGACCGGCGAGTCGGGCATCTGCGCGACCGCCTCGAGCAGGGAGGCGTTGGTCGGCTCGACGAAGTCGCCGTCGGCGTCGGCCAGGGCGGCGGCCTTGAGCTGGTAGCGCACGGCCGAGGGGGCGTCGACGATGCCGTACTGCCGCTGCTGGGTGACGGTCGGGCGGGACCCGCCGCCCAGCTTCCAGATGTTGTTGTCGCCCTGGACGCACATGAAGGCGCTGCCGATGTCACCGCGGCGGATGTTCACCGCGGCGGCGTGCATGTCGTTGGCGTACGGCACCATGTCCTGCCCGGTGCGGGACAGCTCCACCGTCTCGGTGCAGGCCAGTTCGGTGGGCGTGAGGTCGGCCTTGGGGTAGTAGTCCAGGGAGTCGGAGATGACCCCCTCCTTCTTGTATTCCGGGTTGACCTTCATTCCCCAGGGGTCGGTTTTCCCCTGGATGAATTCCCGGGCGTCACGGTTCGCCAGAATATATTTCCACACCAGCCGGGTCGCGTCGGAATTGGCCGAGGAGACGGCGAGGCCGATGGGCGAGTTCGATTCCGCGTCCAGGCCGTCCAGGCCCGGATTGAGTTTCTGGAACTCGGGGTCCTGGCCGATGGCCCGCGGGTTACCGGCGATGCGGTCGGGAACGCTCTCCCGGGTCGGCACCAGGGAGTCGGCGTAGGACTGGGTGAGCACCTTGGCCAGCAGGCGCTGGTTGAGCCTGAGTTCCCTCACGGGCACGTCGGCCCGCTCGGCGCCCTGCCCCGTCGGCTTCGGGTACATCCAGACGAAGCCGATCGTCAGGCCGCTCACCGCCACCGGGGCGTGCACCACCGGCGGCGAGCCCTCGGGGGCCTGGGCGGGTTCCAGGGTGAGGCCGAGTCCCGACGACGAGTCCGCGGGGGAGGTCGCCGCCTCCCGGGCCGCCTGCTCGCTGTTCTGGCTGAAGGTGAACCGGTGGGTGCCGGTCCTGCACAGCTCGCTCTGCCAGGACGTGACCGCGTCGGTGGCGAGTTCGGAGCCGACGATCTCCCGCTCCGGCTTGTCCGCGTCGCAGCCGTCCTCGACCGGCTGGAAGTCGAGCCGGAAGGCGATCCGCTGCTCCCAGTTCGACCGGCTCAGCGAGGACGAGGTGAGGTTTCCGCTGTTGCCACCGGACCCGTTGGGTTCATGGGCGCCGCGCGGCACGACCACCAGC
Encoded proteins:
- a CDS encoding substrate-binding domain-containing protein; translation: MNVISRARLGAVLGAAVLGVGVFAAPALADPPAGDYRVLAGAGSDTTQDVLNGIGDAVDGGRTIASYNATPTGTVKTREVNCEIARPNGSSAGVTALNTAVDTNSGCLDFARSSRGPADTSTSQDLTFIPFAKDAVSVAVRDDSALNNDLDLTTAQLAAIFRCDAGARVLNGVTLTPLLPQLNSGTRTFFLGRIGVTEAQVGSCVATMQEHNGLALDTAGDIAPYSIAQYISQVTNVVEDRHGATALGRIDGSEPFTAEGTLNTGFVYNRDVYNVVPTAKLTDPVIDAVFTGTDSKVCTAVSAGQSVIEKYGFGRIDHCGDTTDPALKGER